The Erpetoichthys calabaricus chromosome 6, fErpCal1.3, whole genome shotgun sequence genome includes the window ccaatactactactgctactactactactaataataatcacTTTTATactcaattttaaaatattaaaagagattAAAAGGTTTTCTAAACACGCGTTAGGAAAATGTTGGAAAAAGGCAGGGGTCTGGTTATAAACATGCGGAAATACAATCCGACTGAAACCAAAGTTTTTATATCCGGACGAAATATACAAATAGATATTATTTTAACTGCAAAACTCGTGTGACTCCAAAACGGAGTAATTccgtttgaaattattttttagttGAACGAAATATCTATTTAATTAGAATTTACGCCGTCCCATCTGTTTGGGAAAAATCTACAGACTCGTTAAGTAGGACAAATGATTTTGTACAGATAATTCAAAAGGAGCTTATATTCTTAACAAAAGAAAGCAGTGACAACGCtaaaaatccacatatgcgaacGAAGTGCCATTTTCTTTCCGTCTAGCCCAACATTGCCAAACCTATAGCTAAAATTTACATTCGTAGGTCTTAATTCCAATAATTCGGGTGTCCAGATTCAAGGGAAACACGTTTTGCAACCATTTTCATCATCTCAATGCTATTGCATTGTGTACTTGAAAATTAGACCTCTTTTAAAGCACGACCTTAATCTCAAGAGAGAAAGAACGAAGCATAAAACAAAGAGATCAGGACACCGTATTACAAATATAATCAAATAACACTGATACCATGGATAAAAGAATTATGTTGGTTATGCATAATTCATGACACTAGCGAATCTAAAGCGAAGAAATGATTAATTTCCggatatttattttctctttgctATAACACAGATAAACAGCAAATTCTTAAATGACTGTGGAATATTCAAGAGAAATATGTCATTCGGTGGCATGACATTGAGCAGATTTCTGAATTCCTAATTTTCCTTTCCTTGTGATACATGTTTCTCTCCCCCCTTGTTTACGCACATATGAGACATTACATGAACTAAGGACACGGTTATTTCTGTAGGACACATTTAAATATAGTTCATGACTAATTTGGAATTAAGATTGGTGGTAAGGGATGTGAGAGAGCACGCTGTTCCATCACTCTCACAGTGAGATGAAGGTGTCTGTTTCCCTTTATTTCCCCATCTGACAGGAACGCACTGGAACgctaaaaatagaataaaagactgGAGCGGTTCCTCCTGCCAAATCAATAGGAAGCATTCTCGTGCCATTTGAGTCGAGCTGTCTTATTAATTATGAAACTGTTCATCTGATCCCGGCAAAGCCTCGCCTTCTGCACATTTTAAGTGGATGACGATGTCGATCAGAGGAAGGTCCGATTCCCTtaaggctctctctctctctctcactatatatatatatatatatatatatatatatatatatatatatatataccgcaGCTTTCGATGACAAAAACAAATGATGCTTTTTGTGACTATATCCGAAGTGAACGACTATAGAAAAACAATCATTTCAGATCTTTTATAGGCAAGTCTTTTGGTCTTACGCTCCCCGAAAGTTTATAATGTAGTCTGCTGTATATTTTATTGGCTCATCGCGTAAACAAAATACTGTACGTGCAATTTCTTTCCGTTAATttcataataaaacaacagacactTTCTGTTCAAACAGTCGATTTATTTAATATTTCGAATTTAATGTATGCTCTATATCGTTTTGAGTAAATAATtatatctttcttttaatttttgctcttatagttatttatatatatatatatatatatataatatagtccaaaacattttatattatacatagaGCCCCTTTTTGATGTCTATATTCAGGAATTATATGCCACATCCCCAAAAACAAACGAACCAACCAACAAACAAACATAAcacatataaattaattaaaggcAGTGAAAAGTGGTCGTATGCCTTGGCAACATCAAATAAAGCTAACATTTTCAATTATATCCGACCGATGACTTATCCAGAACCACCAGGTTACTGTACGATGTGCAGAAGACTCCTATTATGGTCGTGTTGAATAATGGCGAATACAACTGTCGGCAGCAGAACTTTCAGAAATTCGAGCATGGATCTGATTGCATGTCTTTGTCCTTTTTTCCCCTTATGGTACGTTCTCCGTAATTCTTcttatttctcattttattgaTAGAGACATATGTTAAACCCACTTTTGCTTAAATTGCTACTCCAGTTCCTGAGTTTCCTTCCAAGTGGGTGAAAATTTGTTGTTACCCTCTTCTGAATCAGAGTGACGAAGGTGCACATCTGATGTCCATTATTTTATGtaacttttttcctttcctttttggcTGCTGCTCAACACTTTGTTTGGTAGAGGATTtggcaaaaaaagataataaaaagaaataataatcacTTGAAACGGAAAGTATAACATTTCCAAACACTCCAAAATTTTCGTGGTTTTCGATGACACCAGAAAATCACAGTTCCCTCAAAGTTAAGggtttcttctttgttttacttcctccttttaaatttatataaatcCAATACGGGTGAAGTTTAGATGAATTTGATTGCTATAACTGTTTTGTCCTAGAAAGTCAGCCATGTAACTAAAGCAGAaagtgctataagaattatggtATAGCAGTGAAGATCCGTGGACCTGACAGCTCCGTTGCCTCCACACAGATCAAATAAACTGCCTCGAAATTCGAGGTTTCTGGattcttttttaagtttttccCAAAGATCTGTCGCTCCTTCTTGGCAGTCTGCAAGAGCTGTCACGGCGCAGACGTGGAAACTATCCCAGTACCTATAATTAAATacgtaaaattattttaaaaaataatgtgtacATTTGTGCACTCATATGACAATATACAGAAGCATAATAAAACCTTAATGGACAAAAATGCTCTCGAGGCTGTCTTCcgcaattaataattcattatcttAGCCCTTTCATTCGGCTTCATGTAATCAAATACACATTAATAATTcacttcatctatctatctatctatctatctatctatctatctatctatctatctatctatctatctatctatctatctatctatctatctatctatctaaacactaCAATAGAAACACTACAATAGAGCACTAGCAGTGAAAATTTGTGTCTGTCATCTTGTGTAAGGACATTTAGTTTTGTAGGCCAAATAACAAgaatcaatttaatttaatttaatattatttattgtatcagtatgctgctgctggagaatgtgaatttcccattgggattaataaagtatctatctatctatctatctatctatctatctatctatctatctatctatctatctatctatctatctatctatctatctaaagacagCCTACGCGATACCAATACAACGCAGActcttaatatttttaaacatctattttaataaaaaacagcGATATTTATACTAAATACAGGATTATTGTGGCACGAAACATACCACTAAACCAACATAGACGGTAGAGCCCTTAGTAACTAAGCTAACAACCTAAAACTCAGCACTTTAAAGGCATTTTTTGATACTACTTATGTAGCAACTCTCAACTCTATTTAAAAATCATGAAGTGCAGTGTCATATCCCATTGTGGTGCAATATGCCTTTTCAAAATCAACATCAGCcttcttttctttaatgtaaacccttcaaattttaatttacagTTCATTTTGATTCGATGTTGATTTCAATGAATAATGCATTTGTGATAAATAATTATGAGATATTACGATTCCAGGGCGACATCGAGTGCTTCAACTGTACCATTAGATGTAATTTAATCTCTCCAAGGAATACTAAATCTTTCTTGATCTCTTGTCCTCCACAGGAGAACAGTGctcatggattaaaaaaaaagtccacaGATGGGAGCATGCTTGCACCTGACCCTGTTCCTTAACCCTTTTTCTTCTATCATGCTTAGGTTGCTTTTTTCAGTCAAATTTAAAATACTCCACATTTCATTTGcaatttttgttataattttttctCTTTAGGCAAATTAAATTATACTGCAAGAAAGAGTAAAGTATTTTCGCACGCGAAGAATAAAGATAcctcttttacattttaaaattccaaTTAACATTGGTGTAACATCATATTTAATGTTCAAATTTCTGGTAATACATAAATAACCGTTTAGCTCAATGCATCAAACAGCAGTTCGATGTCttattttttacacaaagaaaGCCCTGCATGGATAAGTGAACACGTGCATTTCTGCATTCACGTTTAGGCTGCATCAATCTAACGCCGAAATTCTGCATGTGAACATTCATCATACCTGCATTAATGAACGATCATACCGGAAATGTTTTTATAACTGAGTTTAATTTTGATGAACACGTTTACTTTCATATGTAATCGcgtttgaaagtaaaaaaaatttaataatagaGCACCTGTACCTGCCATCCtaaactttattaaattaaaacgTATCTCACACTTACCTCagacacatctatctatctatctatctatctatctatctatctatctatctatctatctatctatctatctatctatctatctatctatctatctatctatctatctatctatctatctatctatctatcattaactACAAATTTGTTTTGAAACAAAGTCCTTTATAAAGAACACTAATCCGAATGCTGTTCGACGTCATTTCTAAACAACTGAGGTAGTTGGGTTTACACAAGGACTACCTGTCATCACGTGACTACAGATGCAGTAAGAGCAGCGCAAAGATACGAGGCGTTCCACACTGAACTGAAAGCAATACAGCTGAATGTGACTGCAGCTACACTAGCGAGTAAAATGCGCCCTCAATTACGCATTAAGACATGACACAAACGGAACTTTCACAGTGTAATGAAATTACGTCATGTGTACCGTAGGTGAGTTCAAGAGGCTTCACAGTACAACATTTTAATAACGTCGAAAAGGAATGCTAGCTAATTCATATAACGGCGTGTAAGAGATGGCTTCATAAACTGAGCACCACACCGACTATAACAGATGCTTCTTGGAAATTGATATACTTACGAGCATATggtttttaagttttctttctcGTCCAGCTCCTGCGGGTAGTTGGCCATGTTTTCCCCAAGTTTGAGCAAACAGTCCGAAAAGCCTTTAAACACAGTATCACATTTCCCAGCTGCTTTCACTGCTTGGAGCAGGTACGCTAAAATGAATATATTACAGCCAGTAAATAACAATAGCCTCAACGATAATaactacagtaataataatactaatactactaataataataataataataataacaattacacTCAAATTTTAGATCAGCATTGTGTTAATAAATATGCTAAATATGTAACATATTTTCTAAAATCAGACCTCAGTTTATCGTTACCATTCTTAATGCATATGTATAACCTATGAGAAACTACAATTAGATTAAAACTTTAATTCGCTTTATATTCACGTTTAAACAAGGATTGTATACTGCAGTATGCTGCACGAATTGAATAAGCTAAGCGGACGATCtcgcatttaaataaataaaggaataaataaaggactatatatatatatagttttatgcAATATACACAAGCACGGGCGAACTGTCATGTTTATAGTCAGCTGTTGTCGTATTAATACTCAGCCTTTTGACCCCTCCCCTTGTCTTATTCATAAATAAATCCTTTCATTTAGATATTCTAAGTCCGAAGCATGCATCCTCCTACCTATACAGGGGATTGAAAACCACATGAATCCGTATTGGattcttttcttttgcatttatattttaacGAGAAAATACCGGACACAAAGAGATTCTAATTCTTGGTAAGCATTCATACCGTGttagagtaaaaatgaaaatgtatatgtGAAAACGCACTGTCCGTTTGACATCTGGAATTACAtatttacagaataataaaaaaataacacattaataAATCCAATTACATACTGGCCTAAACaagcatttacaaaatatatgaaaaatgtacATAGGTAAATATGTGCCTTCATGTGCAAAAGCCTTCACTCTATAGTTTCTCTGTAATGCTAACCATTAAATACTCTGCATGgccttttaaataataaagtcgTTACCTAgttaattttcaaatgtaaaacattaaaaaaatcatcttttgtatctttaaaaaatctaattaaagcTAATTAAAGTTCAATGAGATTTCTTAATGTATGTCTTGAATTTGATTAAGTAGACATTTCTGGTTATTATCACTCCTGAGTAAAGGGGGGTTTCCGATGGTTGGGCTTTATCCAGCAATTTAAATATTtgctacattaataataattttaattaggAAAATTTCAAATTGCATACTTTCATTGATAATGAAAGAACGAATGAACGAACGAGAGAATGAATTAAAGAATGAATGAAATAGTACGGTCTTACTGGCAGCTTAAATTCATATCGGTCCATATGTTAATCAGCCTTCTGAGCCTTCTTTATTTAGAACAGGTCGCAAAAAGGAATCAAGCCACGAGCCATCTCCGCACCGAACAGCTTTCCAGAAGTGCTGGGGTACATATTGTTTACCAAAATGCATTCTTTTACCGTTTTCCctaaagtataattaccacattTACCTTTGTCTATCAGCatatttatttctaatataatGTGTCAAATCATTACTTTGGTGTATGCTATGTTTTTCTAGTCGTATATATCACAAAATTCCGCTGTTAAATAAAGAATATCAATAAAGCAAAGACTCATAATTAGCTGTGGCATATTTCGTTTATTAGGATTAGAAAAAATCCGTTGAAGTCAATTAAAGTTTATAAAgatatgttcattttaatttaaaaagtataggCAATAAGAATTTTGACAACTATTGAGCAGAAGCTTTGCTTGATCATTAACAGTTAACAcgtttaaaaaaaaggaaaagaaaaaagaaaaggaaaaacgtgGTCAAATTCAGATAACGTACAAAGTAAACTGTGTTACAAAGCTTCTGACacatacagaatatttttttttaaaaagcacattaaTTACATAAGTTAGTCAAATTGGTTAAAGAGCAATGAATGGATGCCAACAGCTTAAATAGCGTATtcactattattttttaaatggtatTAAAATAGCCGAATCGAATAACAAATCATAGGCAATAGACTCTATAGGATTCTTGAATTGCTATGCACCTTTCAGGTATATGACTCTGAGAACAGCACCATGTGCACTCCTGCAAACTAACCCCCTGCACAGCAGAACGTCTTAACATTTCGTAAGCCACATACACCTAACACACGCCCACTACACTGCGACACATTTATTGGtttctttaataacaaaataataagttTAATATAACACTTTAATCTGTTTTGTAATACATATAACATCTTAACATTTGAGCTAATCCCCCcaaaaaatctttctttgaaaATAATCAAAGTAATAGAGCCAGTGTTAAATTCTAAAATGTCTCAAACCATATAGGCTAAGAACATTTTTTCACATAAGTCATATGCGTAACCGTAAATGTAAATCGCTGTAAATCCACAGTATATGCATGTTATACGAAGGCAGTAAACAGCATCCATtcgtttattataataatacactgATAGGCGTCTAAAATACATCcaatataaattttataaagtgtATATACATTCTTAtttggtgaaaattaaaattaggtcCGGAGATCAAAATCTAATATTACgtgagaagaagaaagtgcaaggACTCTCGAACTAATATAGATAAATTTTGTTATAGTAAATTTTCTATATAGCctactaaatgatagatagatagatagatagatagatagatagatagatagatagatagatagatagatagatagatagatagatagatagatagatagatagatagatagatagatagatactaaagtGTTATTAAGCCCATGACATATTCTATAGAGCTTCAGAGACGCTTCAAAGGTAAACTTTTTAAGTGGATGATTCCACGATAATCCATTTTTAATCACACGTAccgatataaaaatatttcaatatttttagtcattctgattaATCAAaattacaagtattttttttttaaattagtgttcTCTCATGGCgattttttaaaatcatataacctgttctttgtgtgtttttgtgagcAGAAAAATCGATACAGTTGAACAGTTCAGTATGTAATGTACTAGCGTTTTTCTGCTCAAAGACTGTTTCAGCATGACAGTCTTAAAGCTACAGAGCAAGAAAGGGAAATGGCAtcttacagtaataataaaataataaaaaataataataataatttgaaactgAATGAATctgatatatttttgttgttttacgaACAACAAATAGACAGTCACCGGACAAGGCATTTTATCATCAGTTCGAAACATCCGATTTAAACTACAAACCTGATATTTTTCTTGGTTTGGAAAGACCTTTTCAGCTCATTCAAATCTGGGCGAAAGCATTTTCGCAGCAACCTTTTCAACACTGCTTAGGTGGATTTGTGTGAATTATTTATGTGGCTGCTGCCTTCTGGTACTTGTATTGAATGCATCATGCCCTTTCCGGCTCTAATATTATGCAACGATTCAATAGACGAAGGCAGTTTTGGTACGTGCAACTATGtcgcattaatttaaaaaatcagttatttaaatacatttgttgGGATTGAGGTTACATTTCCTtgccaaaacacacaaaaacaaattacagcgTTGCATAAATAAACTACGTTTGCAggatcatttaaaaatgcatactATTATAGTATTTATCGTTCgtacttttaatttttgcctCGACACTGTTACAGCTCACCCAAAGCGAAACgacttttttttcataatagGACATGCGCCAAAATGAAGATGCGGTAAAATTATTATGAAAATCTATCTTCGGGAAGCCTTGCTTGTCGTTCTGCCTCTTCCATTAAATGGTCACTGCGTTAAGCCATTAAGTGCAGGTGAAGATGTACCACCCCTGCTTAAAGACCTCTTTCTATCAGCAGGAATGCTCCATACCCTCAGCGCAGTGCAAACGTACAGTCTTTACAGTTaaggtttaatttttttaccAGAGTCTTAGTCCATGCACTCTCACTCACCTAGCTGCACTGCGAGGATCAGTGAAATATATCTGCCGTTCAACGTAGGTCCCATCCTACATTTACTAAAACCATTGGAGTCTGCGGATCTTAAATAGTTTTCAGGAAAAATGTGAGAAAGTACTGCAAATCATGCATTGCCAACAACTTCCAGCAGTGGAGATTTTTTACATATAGACAGAGATGCGAAGTACTGCGAAGTGGAGCACCCCATTTAGTGAGGGAGGGGAAGATCAGCCTCACGCCCACATTCATTCAGTGACGTAATAATGACACCGAATCATTTTCCCCCTTCATTTTTATACTCACTAGAAGAGATGGCAAGCctcctttgaaaaaaaaaaagaaaaaaaaaaaaagaaaatcagcggAGACTGGAACTCTCCAGATCTAGGCCATTAATGTGCAAATAGACTTAAATCCCCGCCTCCCCTGAAAAATCTCAGTCTCCAGAGACCTGAGGATTGACCCATACACTGGTAACGCTCAGCTCAATTGCAAGAAAATTTCACATGGAAATGCCTCTCCTACGCTGCagacatgttaaaaaatatatatgaaacatTTCTTCTTTACGGAGGCTACAAAATAGCTTGAGTTGCACCGTTTAAGTTAATTCATACACGGAAAGGTGCACGATTGAAGTAGTAGTCGCTCTGTATTCGTGTTTGATTATGCGTGTAGtgtacaaaataatgaaagacacagttgaatgggatctatctatctatctatctatctatctatctatctatctatctatctatctatctatctatctatctatctatctatctatctatctatctatcattgtaatTTATTCATTACTGTACACAGTGCCAATGAAAATTCGGTGTGTACACGAATCCCAAAGAACACAGACCTTCAGATAAAGTATAAACTGCCTTTTTATAATGTACTTGTAATCATTCTTTCAGTTCACCCCTGCAGTTGCAAAAATGGTGAGGTACAGGAAAGGCTGATGGAGTCGGCTATAAATATTCTCTTTTCAAAAACATACCCTTGGTTATATTAAATAGATTAAAGTAAAATACGGAGAATGATTTCGCTTCCTTGAAGTGATAATTAATAATTGATTAAAAACTATGGGTGTCGGTAGCGCATCGCTGTGAAATAAGGGTTGGAATGACGCCACTCAGTTTTTCTGAGAGGAATCACTCTCTCCCCCGCGGTGACGTCAATCTGAGTTGGAGAAAGCCACAGGCATCTTATGTCTGGACGTCTGTAGAATACTAAAAGTTTTTGTGTCCTCTAATTGGTATGTAACGGAATGGAAAAGAACCCtatttgttacttttttgtttaaaacatatTTCTTATTGCTTTGCTGAAACATTCAGTTCAATGATTAATATGAATGCATTTGTTGCAATTATGCACAACCCTTTTTATTTATCTAAAGCCAGTATGAAATAAAATGGGTGCATTCACCCATTTACTTTCTAAAATAATACAATTCTGGTGCAATGCAGGCACCGACAGAGTGGCAAGTCCACTGTTGGACTTGTTCGCTTTTTTGGTTATGCACTATTATGATttacatttattatgttttacgtTTACTTGGATGATGTCTTGTAGcatttacataaatatatattttatctcTTTGACTAAATAAGTACACAATAGGGCTAAAATTTTGACATGTCAAATCATAGAACTACCAATTGGAGAGGTAATATCACTCTTAaatataaaggtgccagagtggttcttcagagcgatgtcaTAGGGGAACCAAAGTAACCACACAAAGGTTCAAGAAAGAATCTTTACTTATTTTCATTTGTAACAGGTTCCATACAATAACTAGATGGTAACAGACTTGTGAAATAacgggttcctgattttaaatggactctcactgcatacgtatacagtaacacaggctactgccatacattaaagatttcatgtttgttttcttaaatagtggggcctttttcaaagcaccaagaatgaacttcatatgcagagaacccttcccaaaatgaaatggagctttgtcaagcaaaggttcaacaaggaaccacacaacccagtaaagaaaataaaatgccattaaagaaccattatttttaagagtgtattatACTGAAAATTAAATAATCATGTCATAGACTCCTTGGGCAAAATACAATATGGTAATCAGGGGTACTTTTAGTATTTCATTGCTGGTTAAACCCAGAAATCTTACTCTGGTAAAAGGGAATATAACATTAGTTGTATAGAATGCTACCAAATAGGGTATTAAAGTTGACTAAACACATTATGCATGGATACACAGCGTGCAAATGAAAGCCTTTCCAACTCGCAACTCCTGCCTAAGAATGTGCAGAACAGCCACTTTTCGTGACCCGCATGCTGCCAGATTATTCGCTGATCACCAGCAACGTAATTTTTCATTGAAACTTTGTCGTTAATGAAA containing:
- the nrn1a gene encoding neuritin, with translation MGPTLNGRYISLILAVQLAYLLQAVKAAGKCDTVFKGFSDCLLKLGENMANYPQELDEKENLKTICSYWDSFHVCAVTALADCQEGATDLWEKLKKESRNLEFRGSLFDLCGGNGAVRSTDLHCYTIILIALSALVTWLTF